A segment of the Desulfonauticus submarinus genome:
AGAATAACTCAAATGTACCTCCTTTTTAAGGAAATAGAAATTTACTTATAGACAAGACTTTTGCTCTAGGCAAGCAAATTAGCTTAAAATAAGAAAGTTTGGTTGTTTTTAAAATTTACTTTAAAAATAAAAATAGGGCTTGATATTAAATATTATTTTATATAACTATGGCGTAAGTCAACTCTAATAACTAAAACAAGGAGTATGAAAGTGAATAAAAACATAACCATTAAGACAAAATTGATTGGTGGTTTTATTATTATAGGGTTGATTGTGTTAATCGTTGGATTAGTTGGCTTGCGAGGAAGCTTGGTGCTATCTGATAAAGTGGCAGAATTAAGTAAAATAGAAATGGTAAAAATTGAGAAATTACTTAAAATTAAAGTGGAATTTGAGCAAGGAAGGAATGTTATAGATGCATTATTAAATCCGGAACTAAGTTTTCAAGAAAGAAATGCACTTTGGGATAAATTGGCTCAAATTAGAAAAAATTATACCCAGTATAAAAAGATATATGCTAATTTACCTAGAAGTAAGGAAGAAGACAAAGAATGGAAAAAATTTTTAGTTAGCTTAAAAGCGTGGAAGGAGGTAGATGATAGATATTTTGCATTGGCAAAAGAAATACAGAAAAGTGGTATTACTAATCCGATAGAGTTTTGGGCAGTTTTAGAAAAGTATAAAGGATATCATTTTAGAATATTAGAAAAAATTTATAAAATGTTTATAGATAAAAGAGTTTTTGCTGGTAGTGTAAAAGTTGATGATTGTATATTTACATCTTGGCTAGACAAATTACAGGTGGATAATAAATCCTTAAAGAGGGATATTCAAGATTTAAAAGAATGTCATAAGTGTTTTCATAATTTATTAGTTAAGATTAAAGAGTTGTTTTCTCAAAAGAAAATTAAAGAAGCTAAGGATATTTTGCAGTGGCAACTATATCCAAAATCGAATGATATGTTTTTGTGTTTTGAAAGGTTAATTTCAACAGGCTCTGTTATAAAGAATAAATATGATAAAATGGTTAAAATGAATAAAGGAGTTGTTTTAGATAAACAAAGAAAAACTTTTTTTCATTTGGAGAAATTATTGAATATAGTTTCTAAAAATGCAGAGCTTAAGGTAAGAGAAGCAGAAAATATTTCAAAAGAGGTGGTATGGTATTGTATTCTTGGAATGAGTGGGGGTGTAATTTTGGCTTTAGGTTTAGGATTGTTGCTTACGCGTATGATAATTGGTCCTCTTAGGAAAACAGTTGATTTTGCTCAAGAGGTTGCTAGAGGCAATTTAGATGCTAAGTTAGAGTTTGATAGAAATGATGAAATTGGGAATTTAGTTAAAGCGATAAACCAGATGCTTGTTTCTTTGCGGGAAAAGATTTTAGAAGCAAAGCATAAAACTGAGGAAGCAGAGTCAGAGAAAATAAAGGCAACAAAAGCTTTAGCAGAAGCAGAAGAAGCAAGAAGACAGGCTGAAATGGCTAAAAAACAAGGGATGCAGGAAGCTGCTTCTAAAATTCATAAACTGTTAGAAACACTTACTCTTGCCTCGGATAATCTTAGTAGTCAGGTGGAGCAAACTGTTAAGGGAACGCGCTTTCAACAAGAAAGTTTAGAAGAGATTGCTACAGCTATGGAAGAAATGAATGCTTCTGTTTTGGAAATAGCAAAAAATTCCTCAGGAGTAGCTGCATCTTCTGAGCAAGCTCAGGCTAGAGCAAAAGAAGGAGAATCTCTTGTTGGAGAAATGGCAGATAAGGTCCAATTAGTTCAACAGAAAGCTAAAGAAACTAAAGTTAGCATTGATGAGCTTGGGCGTAGGGTAGAAAAAATAGGGTCTATTATTACAGTAATTGAAGATATTGCAGATCAAACTAATTTGTTGGCTTTAAATGCTGCAATTGAGGCAGCTAGGGCAGGAGATGTAGGAAGAGGTTTTGCTGTAGTAGCAGATGAGGTAAGAAAATTAGCAGAAAAAACAATGTCTGCCACGAAAGAGGTGGCTGAGGTAATTGCTAATATTCAGACTCAAACTAAGGAAAGTATTAATAGTGTTGATAGAGTAGCTAAAACAATAGAAAATACTACTGTTTTAGCTAAGGATTCAGGGCAGGCATTAAAAGAAATAGTTGACTTTGCCCAAAGAGTTGCAAGTCAAATTCAAGCTATTGCCACGGCTACAGAAGAACAATCTGCCACTAGTGAGGAAGTCAGTAGAAGCATTGAAGATGTGAATAGAATTGCAGGAGAAACTTCTGAGGTAATGCAACATGCTTTTAAAAATTTGAAACAGGTATCTGAACTTATTGATGAGTTAGAGGCTATTGTCCAGTCTATGCGGCAAGAGTAAATATATTTGTTTGGAATAAAAAGAATCCCGCCTTAAGGCGGGATTCTTTTTTGGGCGTTATCTTTTTCTCAACTTGAAATCTGTTTTAAAAGGTGAAAAGATAGATGCGGTTTATGTATAGAATTAGAGATATATTTGTAAAAAGGAGTTAGGATGTTAGATTTAAAGTTTGTTAGAAAAAATTTAGATGTGGTAAAAGAAGCTTTAATAAAAAGAAATATGGATTTTCAATGGGATGAATTTTTGAGTTTAGATGAGGAAAGAAGAAGTTTAATTCACAGGGTAGAGAAGTTAAAGGAAGAAAGAAATAGATCTTCTCAAGAGGTAGCCCAGAAGAAAAAGAAACAAGAAGATGTTCAAGATTTAGTTGAAAGATTAAGTATAATTTCCAAAGAGATTAAAGAACTGGATGCTAAGTTAAGAAAAATAGATGAGAAGTTTAATAATATTTTACTTACTATACCTAATATACC
Coding sequences within it:
- a CDS encoding methyl-accepting chemotaxis protein; the protein is MNKNITIKTKLIGGFIIIGLIVLIVGLVGLRGSLVLSDKVAELSKIEMVKIEKLLKIKVEFEQGRNVIDALLNPELSFQERNALWDKLAQIRKNYTQYKKIYANLPRSKEEDKEWKKFLVSLKAWKEVDDRYFALAKEIQKSGITNPIEFWAVLEKYKGYHFRILEKIYKMFIDKRVFAGSVKVDDCIFTSWLDKLQVDNKSLKRDIQDLKECHKCFHNLLVKIKELFSQKKIKEAKDILQWQLYPKSNDMFLCFERLISTGSVIKNKYDKMVKMNKGVVLDKQRKTFFHLEKLLNIVSKNAELKVREAENISKEVVWYCILGMSGGVILALGLGLLLTRMIIGPLRKTVDFAQEVARGNLDAKLEFDRNDEIGNLVKAINQMLVSLREKILEAKHKTEEAESEKIKATKALAEAEEARRQAEMAKKQGMQEAASKIHKLLETLTLASDNLSSQVEQTVKGTRFQQESLEEIATAMEEMNASVLEIAKNSSGVAASSEQAQARAKEGESLVGEMADKVQLVQQKAKETKVSIDELGRRVEKIGSIITVIEDIADQTNLLALNAAIEAARAGDVGRGFAVVADEVRKLAEKTMSATKEVAEVIANIQTQTKESINSVDRVAKTIENTTVLAKDSGQALKEIVDFAQRVASQIQAIATATEEQSATSEEVSRSIEDVNRIAGETSEVMQHAFKNLKQVSELIDELEAIVQSMRQE